A window of Pseudomonas alcaliphila JAB1 genomic DNA:
CGAGTACGCCGATAGCCAAAATCAGTTGCAGTACCCCTGCCAGATGCGCGGCACGTACCTGCATTTTCGCACTGCGCCCTACGGCATAGAGAGCCAGGCCATAGACGGCTGCATCGGCAAACATATCCAGGGAATCAGCGATCAGGCCGGTAGACTGGGCGATCAGGCCAGCAGTCATTTCCACCACGAACATGATCGCATTGATACCGAGCAACACGCGCAGAGTGCCTGACTCCTGCGTAGCAGAGACTGCCGAGCTCTCAGCGGCCTTGATCGTCTCTGGGTCGGCAATGACGGTTTCCTGAAGAGAGGCGCCTAGCCCCAAGGTCGCCAGTTTCGCGGTAATGGGCTCAGCCTCGCCGTCATGCACGACCTCCAATCGGCGGTTCGACAAGTCGAAGGACAGCGTTCGAATCTCATCAAAGCCGTTCAGCGCCAAGCGGATCATCCGTTCTTCTGAGGGACAATCCATCTTCGGCACAGCATACACGCTGACCCATTCCCCTGACGCTTCGGAGGAGACCGGCATATCGGTATCCGCTGCAGGCGTTGCATCGCAGCTACATGGGCCACCACAGGCTTTACTCACGATACGGCTCCAGTTAACCAACATAGATTGCTAGTATTAAAAACTATATAGCTACTATAAGGTCAATGGGACAGATGATCCGTTGAGGAGTAAGCCTGATGCGCATTGGTCAGTTAGCCCAGATAGCGGGTATCGACACGCAGACGATCCGCTTCTATGAGCAGCAGGGCCTGTTGCCGCCGCCAGAACGGCAGGAGAATGGTTACCGTGTCTATACCGAGAAGCATGGCGAGTGGCTTGCCTTTATCCGCCGCTGCCGAATTCTGGACCTGTCACTGACAGAGATTCGCGAGCTACAGAGCTATCAGGACGACCCTCGCCAGCCCTGTACCGCCGTCAACGCCATGCTCGATGACCACATCTCTCATGTGCGGTCGCAGATAACTGCTCTGCAAGCGCTTGAGCAACAACTCGTTTCACTGAGGGCGAGTTGCAACGAGGGTCGGGAGATCAATGCCTGCGGCATCCTGACGGGGATCAGCGAGGAGAGCAAACAACAGCTGTATAGGGCTAGCTCAGGCCGTAAGGACTGAGCAGAGACATGCCGGACCTTGCAGTGACATTGTGAATGCATGGTGTGTTGATCGCGAAGCCTCACTGCGTATCTCGGCATGCGAACCTGGGCGTTGCTGCAAACTTGCAGGGGCCGTGAAGAAGAGTCGTCATCAACCAGGTAATCCGCTGAGCTGATGGTTGGTTCCGTCATCATGATATGAGCCAATCAACCAAAAAATCCGATACCCTTTCTTTCTTGTAGCCCATCCAGAAGGCTCGGTACTGTCTTTCATGCCCTCATAAAGCCTTGCGAATTTCTTGAGAGGGCATGCTCGGCAGCGATGCCTAAGCTACTCAGGGTCATTCGCACTGCAGAAATGATAGGCCTTCCCTTCAAAGCTCTCGCGATAAGGGCCATCAGGTTTGACCTCCATGCCACACACCGGGTCGCGCTGGCTCTCGGAGTGGGCGTGCGAGTTATGTGAATGATCCTGGTCATGATGGCAGGAGGTCTTTTGCATGCGATCTATGTCCTTTCTTCGTCCTTGGAAACAGCGGTGCTGCTGGAGTGGGAGTGCCCGCCGTGATTGTGGCCAAACAGATGCATCAGCGGGCATAGCAGCAGGATGAGGTACGGCAGGGCCTGCGAAAGATGACCGTAATGCTCACGCGCTACATAGAAGATGCCGATTACGGCCAGCATGATCAGCGCAATGCCAATCTTGCTCTTCCAAAAAGGCGGCTCAGTGGTACTGGTGTGATGGGTATGGTCCACGACAATAGCCTCGTTTCAATGGCGGCCGGATCAGTATAGGTGTCTCAGACTGGACGGAGTTGGCGAGTATCAATAAACGTCAGCGTACGGTCACCTTACCGACCATTCCCGACTGATAATGTCCTGGAATATTGCAGGCGAACTCCAGTTCGGTGGCGGCGGAGAAGGTCCAGATCAACTCTTCGCGTGCTCCAGGTTCGACAAGAACACTGTTGGGGTCATCGTGTTCCATACCGACCATCTTCATGCCGCCCATGGCATGGCCCATATTGCTCATGTCATGTGCACCTGTAGGGGACAGCGTGCCGTTCTGAAACATCGCGGCCATCTCTTTCTGGTGCGCGGCATGGGATGCCGCTTTGCCAAGATTGAATTCGTGTAGCAATGCACCGTCATTTTTCAGGACGAAGCGAACTGTCTCGCCTGCTTTGATCTCCATTGCTTTGGGTTCGAAGAAGATGTCCCCCATCCGGACTTCGATGGTGCGATCTACTGCCTGACCGTCTCCCGGTTGCCCAATACTGTCTTTCTTGTGGCCCGGGCTGGCCAGCGCATTGGCAGCACTGAGCAGCAAGCCAAGGGTGGTGATTATGAAAGCGGGTCTGAGTTTCATGGTGTGCCTCTGAGGTGTTGAGGAGGGATGAGTCCCGATGCTAATGAGGTGCAGCTGGCGGTAAGCTGACGTGAAAACTACATCGCAGTAAGGTTCGTCAGATCGGTGCTACCCAGCCCGCTGCCAACGGGTAGCACCGATGCAGGACTAACGCAGAGCAAACTCACCGACCATCCCCGCCTGGTAATGCCCAGGCAATGTACAGGCGAAGCTCAAACTGCCCGCCTTAGGGAAGGTCCACACGAACTCTTTGGTTGTGCCGGGCTCGACGAGAACCGCGTTCGGGTCGTCATGCTTGGCTTTGATGACTTCCGGATAGCCTGGAGGGTTGGAGTCTCCCGTGCCATAACGCTCATGCCAGACAATGCGCTCGGCCATGCCGGTCGGGGTCAGTGTGCCGTCCTTGAACAAGGACGCCATCTTGCGCTGGTGCTCCAGCTGGGGCGCTGCCTGCCCGATGTTGAACTCGTGCATCAACGCGCCCTCGTTCTTCAGAACGAAGCGCACGGTTTCACCTGGCTTCACATCGATCGTTTTCTGGCTGTAGTTGATGTCGTCCATCTTTACCAAGATGGTACGAGTCGCTGGCGTCGCCTGGGCCTGCTGCCCAATGCCATTGCTACTGCCGCCGAGCTCGGCAAATGCCGGAAAGGTGGTGCTGATGAACAGAGTGCTGATCAGCAGTTTAAGGGGTAAGCGTTTCATGGTGAGACCTCGAGATGGGTGCTGGAAATCTCATGCTATTCCCCGCTTGCTGAGAGGCCGCTGACCCCAAAACTACAATTGCGTCAGCTGGGAAAAAGCACGGCGCCATAAAGGCGCCGCTAGGCCGAAGGAGCAATCACGAAAGGCCTGTAAGATGGGGGAAATCTTTACTGATGGCATTCCTTGTCGGCCATCATCAGCTTGTGCTCTCGAATCATTTGACCCAGCACGTCGTCTACCAGCTTGTCATGCTTTTCCATCCAGGCCAGATGCTCTTCGGCAGACATGTTTGGCGCGGGATGTTCGTTGTGCAGCTGGCTCATGATGTCTTCGAGCATGTTCATATGCTCCTTCATGTGCACATGCCGCTCGCCGACCGGGGCCTTCTCCGCCTGGATCAGCACGGCTTCTGCTTTGTCGCGCATCTGCTGGATGCGCTCGAATACACGGTCGCTGCCCCCTTCGGCCCAAGCCATGGAAGACAGCAGTAGCGAACCAACCAGAAGCAAAGGTTTCAGCGATTTCATGGGCAGTCTCCATCAGTGCAAACTATGGCCGGCACCTCTGCTTTTGGTCTGTCGAGGGCCGAGAGCACAACCTAGTACTCATGCTTGCACCCTAGACAAGCCACCCTGTCAGTGAGCTGAAGTCAGAATTACATTTTCGTAAGCTTCTGGTTGGGGCCGCGGTTTGCCTGCAAACTCAGGCCACCCGACTTTTGGAGTCTGCACACATGAAACTACTGGTAGCTGAAGACGAACCCAAAACCGGTACGTACCTCCAGCAAGGTCTCACCGAGGCTGGGTTCAATGTCGACCGGGTTATGACCGGTACAGATGCCCTTCAGCATGCACTTAGCGAAGCCTATGACCTGCTAATTCTGGATGTAATGATGCCTGGGCTGGACGGTTGGGAAGTGCTGCGCATGTTGCGCGCAGCAGGAAAAGACGTCCCCGTACTGTTCTTGACGGCACGCGATGGTGTGGAAGACCGCGTTAAAGGGTTGGAGCTGGGTGCGGACGACTACCTGATCAAGCCATTTGCTTTCTCAGAGCTTCTGGCCAGGGTCAGAACGCTGTTGCGCAGAGGTAATGGTTCGCCGACGCAGACCACCATGAAAATTGCCGATCTGGAAGTCGATCTGATGAAGCGGCGTGCGATCCGTGGCGGGAAAAGAATTGACCTGACCGCGAAGGAGTTTTCACTGCTGGAATTGCTACTGCGCCGGCGCGGCGAGGTGCTCCCGAAGTCGCTGATTGCCTCTCAGGTTTGGGACATGAATTTCGACAGCGACACCAATGTCATTGAGGTTGCGGTACGCCGGCTACGCGCAAAAATCGATGACGATTTCGATCTCAAGCTGATTCATACCGCCCGCGGCATGGGATACATGATGGATGCGCCGGAGTGAATATGAAGCACCTTTCGCTGACAGCACGCATGAGCCTGATGTTCATGTCCGCGGTAATTGCAGTCCTGACGGTAGCAGGGCTGAGTTTCAATATGCTCAGCCAGCACCACTTCAAGATGCTGGATCGGCAGGCCCTGGTGGAGAAACTCGAATCCGCCAAACATATCCTCAACAATGCTCGCGGTGAAGCGAGCCTTTCGGAAGAATTACCGCAGTTGCGAGCCTTGCTGGGAGCCCATCAGGATCTGGCGGCCACTATCCTGGCCAGTGACGGTTCTGTACTGTTCTCCGACCCCAGAGCAGTCGAAGTACCAGAGCGTTTCAGACGTGAAAATGAGCAGAGCATGTGGGAGTGGCAGAACGGCCAACACATGTACCGCGGCATGACGGCGCAAATCTCGGTAGCCGATCAGGCTGAGCCGCTCACAGCTTTGCTGATTCTTGACGTCACCAATCACACACACTTTTTCGACACGCTGCAACGATGGTTCTGGATTGGATTGGTCATCAGTGCCCTGTTCAGTGCCGCGCTCGGCTGGGTGGTTGCTCGCAGCGGCCTTAGGCCTCTGCGGCAAGTCACTCATGTGGCCTCCGGGATGTCCGCTCGCTCGTTACAGGAACGAATCCCTCTCGAACCAGTGCCGCGGGAACTTCAGCAACTGGTTCTATCCTTCAATGCGATGTTGGCTCGGCTAGAGGATGCCTTCGTTAGGCTCTCCAATTTTTCGGCCGACATTGCCCACGAGCTACGCACGCCCGTTAGCAACCTGATGACCCACACCGAGGTCGTGCTGAGCAAGAAACGCGATATCAATGCCTATGAAGAGAATCTCTACTCCAACCTGGAGGACTTGAAGCGCATGTCCCGAATGATCGACGACATGCTGTTTCTGGCCAAGGCCGATAACGGCCTGATCGTCCCGGAACAGAGCGACATCGAGCTGGCGGACGTTGCCGCCAAGCTGACCGAGTACTACCGCCTGCTGGCCGAAGAGCGTGACATCCGACTTTCTGTAACGGGTACAGGCCGAGTGCGTGGTGATCGGCTGATGCTTGATCGTGCGATCTCCAACCTGCTGTCCAATGCCCTGCGCTATACGCCTGAGGGGAAGACGATTTCGCTGCGGATCCGCCAGACAGCGGACACAACCAGTCTAAGCATCGAAAACCCAGGCGGCACAATCGCTCCAGAGCACTTGGAGAAGCTCTTCGACCGCTTTTACCGGGTCGATCCCGCCCGGCGCGAGGGAGGCCCGAGCAATGCAGGCCTCGGCCTTGCCATCACCCGCTCCATCATCGAGGCCCACAAAGGCCGCATCTGGTGCACTTCGGTAGAGGGCCTCACAGGCTTTCACATCGAACTTCCTCGGCTCTCTCCCTCCTAGCGGATGGCTGTGCAGCCAAGCGCACATGACCCCTAATGAAGTTAGCTCTGCACCGGTGTGTTGTGGCTTACGCCTATGTCTGGGCAGGAATGGCGTTTTCCGTAAGCACTCGCCGCACCGAAGACGACTGTCTCTATGGGGCCAAGCTGGCAGTCGCCGATTTCTTTTTCAGCCGCCTATTGCCACAAACTTAGGACTGGAAGCCTGCATTCGAGCGAGTAGCTCATCCCTCTATGGACTTTCCGCTGAACAGTTCTGACGATTAAGCGTGAGCGCGGTCTCGATACTGGAGACCGCGCTTTTTCAACCGTGGCACTGCAGAGGCGATCATAGGACTGAAAATCCTATAGTCCGCAGTTCCAACACACTCAGAGGTCCTTCACCTTCTTCAACGCATGCAACCCATGCAGCGCTTCATCCCAAAGGTAACCACCCAGCTTCGAGATACTCGTAAACCACTCACTGCGTGCGCCATCAATCAGCAGAATAACTCGACGATTACTGACGAAATCGCCATCAAAACTCATGGAGTAGTCGTCAATCTGGAGCCTGCCTCCTGGCTCGATCACCGAAGAAGCGGCAATACCATCAGCAAAGGCATTGCTAGCGGTTTGGTATTCATCAATACCTTCGTCCGTGCTGGCGTATGCATACAACTGCCTACGCAGGTAAGTGACAGACTGAGCGGTGCGATTCAGCAACCAAACCGGCTGCTTATCCGAGCACCGTGAAAAGAACGGAATAGCCAAGTAAAGCCCTTCAGGCGCTTCCTGCTCATAGGCATGTAAATTCGCATGGGCGATAAGGTCCGCCACCTGAGAGCGGCGCCTGGCAAGCACATCAAAAGCATCGTCATCCATTCTGGGGCGGCACCCGCTAAAAGACTCCAGGGCGGTGCAGGCCGACGTCAGCCGCGCATACCGAGCCAGCTCTTCTGCATGCTGCTGCGCCACTTGCGGATGGCATTGCTGCGCAAGGCGCGAGGCCAGGCCCATAACCTCATCGTGAATGGGTCTACGAAACACTTGATACTCCTTGATACCCAGCGCTCAAATCAGGCAACGCCTGAATAGGCATGCGCTAGATCTATGCAGAACGATACTGGTAGTACCCAGCCTTTGTTACTGATTCTGGCTCAAGCGGTCGACACAATATCTATCAGACCAGCACTGCAGAAAGGATCATAGGATCAAAAGTCCTATGATCCTTTCAGGCAAAAAAATGCCGGTCATATGACCGGCCTCTTTACTATCTCGCTGCAGCTGCACTGGCTATCCAGTCGTCGACTTCGTGCTGAAGCCAGCGGCTTGCTCGGCCTATCTTCACCTGTCTCGGGAAGTCACCCTCTCGGATACGGCAGTAGATAGTTTTACGACTCAATCCGACTTTGCGGCTAACCGCATTGAAGTCCAAAAGGATCATCTCAGACATATCCCACCTCCCAGAAAGAGAGGCTGGTGGATTCATGTGGGTACTGCGGTGGTAATGCGTTCCTCATAGCTGACTGCTCTGCCGGATCATGCCTTCCAGGCATTAGTTCTACTTTTCCAATTCCGCTGCGCATCAAGTAGACAACGTCACAGCAGCAAACCTAGAGGCTCCGGATAACCTCACACCTGTATATTTCCACAGCAACCTAGGTCGCACAACAAAATACTTGACTTTTCTGGAACTTATCCAGTCTCGAACAAATCCAGCTGCTCAGCCTGATGCTCATCCTCGTCAGGACTATCGAGCAGGCGGCTAAGCGCGGCATCGAAAGCCTCCATGGTCGGGCGCATCTGAGGCAATTTCGCTTCAGGGTTATTGCGATAGTGCGTAACGACAACACCTGTTTGTCCGTGTGACTGCAACGCGTCACTATCGAAATCCTTGATGCCGTTACGCTGCATGAACTGCGTGCATGTGCGCCGAATATCACGTGGGCTAAATTTTGGGATGGGCTGGCCGTTCATTTTGGCGTGGTCAGTAGCGAGCCACTCGCTCACAGCATGAGACAAACTGGACGCGTGAATTGGCTTTTGTCCACCAACACTCCAAGGGTATACGGCCCCTGGAGGCTGCAGGGCACGAACCTGTTCGAGTACCTGCAAGGCCCTGCGGCTTAAGGGAACGAAGTGTGCACGTTTTTTACTGCCACGCCCTTTGCTATCGATGATCTTCAAATACTTCTTTTGAAAGTTGTAGCTGGTCCAGGGCTCACGAATAAACTGGAGGGGACGCTGCCCTGCAGTAGCAAAAGCAAAGTGAAAGACACGCGCCATAATCGCACCAACCGAATCGACCTTTGTAATGGTGTGCCAAAATTGCCTCAGCTCCTTATCAGTCAGAGCGCGCTCGCCAGGTTTTGACGTGTTCGGGACAGTCACTGGATCCGCAGGATTCATCTGAAGCCCATAGCTTTTAGTACTGCTTCGGTCGATATGATGCTCAGCTTTTAGACCAAAATTGAAAGCAGCAACGAGAAACGAACGAACCTTGCCTGCCTGACGTCTAGCTCCCCTGTCCCAGATTGGTTTCAGCAGAAGATTCACATGCTCCGGCCTGACATCCTTGGCCTTCATATTCATGATGTCGAGCCGTTCCTCTTGGCCTTCCTTGCTCACAGCTACAACTTTCTCGCCTTCCAGATCCTTAGACAGCACACGCTCGAACTCCTTGATCTGTGCAGCTGAAACATCATCACGGCGACGGTCTTCGATGTAATCCCGGAACAATTCGGACAAAGTGCCTTTTGAAGCCTCTATTGCAGCAAGTCGCTGCTGCTCATGCAGCTGGCGCTGGCGTTCTGCTTGCTCGACCTCTTCCTCGGCAGCACATCTGGCTAGGTAAGCCTTGATATCACCATGCTCTGCCGCGATCTTTGCGTAACGTACCGCTTGCTCGCGAAGTTCAGTAAGTGAGAGACCGGGGCTCTTGGGTGTTTTCTTGAAGACTCCTAGCTTGATCTTCTGGCCCCCGCCATCGCGGCGGCGGTAGTACCCTTCAACAGCTCCTGAAGCACGGCACTCGAACAGGATTGATCCACTACCTCGGCCTGGCAGTGAATCGGTGGCAGTCTGACCAGGCTTAAGCGCCTTCAGCTCCACATCTGTCAGAAATTTCCTACTACTCGCCTTGCCCGATGCCTCTGCCATTTCTGCGTACCGTTTTGCGTACCGTTTCTTAGGGCATGACCGGCTATACCCAGAACCAAGGGGAAACACCTAACCCCTTGAATTTAGGATAACGCGCTAAATCGGCTTTTTTCGGGAGACGCTGGGAAACGACCAGAAACGTGCTTTTTACCGCCTCATAATCCTTTGGTCCACGGTTCGAGTCCGTGTGGGCCCACCACCTTCAAAGCCTCGCATTGCGCGGCTTTCGTGTTTCTGAACGCTGAGCCTCGAGCGTTTCACAGACCTTCAACGTCCACAAATCGTCCACATCACCGAACTTTTTCCAGCTCATCAAGCAAAGCAATCGCCTCATGATGATCGAGCGCGAAGGTGGTCAGCCTGACGTTGTGCCCGACATTGATTTCGTTCTTCAACGCAACAACCGCGCCGCTCGTCCATTCATTGCCCTCTTTTGGGCGTACAAATTGGATCAGGTCAGTATTCAGGCAGACCACCCGTCCAGCCGTGTCCACCAAAGATACAAATGCCATCGTTTCATTCCTTGTTGATGTTCGCCGTTGCCAGCGAGTTGAGACTGACTAGATCAGCCAGCCAGGTCTCTATTGCAAGGTAGCGCTCGCTACCGGCCCGCGTGGGTACTTTGGCAAAGGCACTGGCGTGGTCACGGTGAGATGAATCCAACCTTCCACCGACTCGCCTTGATATTCGGCGAGCACGCGGAACCACCCCTTTCCATTGTTCTCCAGCACCTCAACTGGCAAGCCGAGTTGCAGCTGCACAATCACTTCCGCCGTCTTGCTGGGCTCAGCGCGGAGCCGTGCGCCATTGCGATTTACGATCCTATAGGAGTCAGCGAGCAACTCTCGCTCATAGTTCGGGAGCAGTGCAGCTTGCTTGGGAACATCAGCGGGCTTTGTCGCGCCAGACATCAGCGCAGTCAAAACCCCGATAGCAACAAAGGTGTTGAAAATGCGTAGAAGCATGTCCCATATCGCCACAATCTGAAGGTACACAGATTGTAAACGCTGCTTTGCCGGCAGCGACAAGGTCTCTGGATGACCATCAGCAAGAGCCTTGACGATCTCCAAATCAACACTCTTCGCCGGGCCAATCTCGAGCTCTGCGAAGTCCCCGACCTCCAAGCTATCGAAGCCTTCGATGTCCACTAGATGGAAACGAACAGCACTCGGGTCATCCGGCGTCACCAGATAGCTGGCCAACACTGACTCGCGAACTAACTCCTGATACGAGCCGAGCGCAGCAGATAGATCAGCCTGCATCCGAGCACTGGCAGCCTCACGCACCTGAGCCAAGTAGGACGGATTGGTCAACGCAGTCAGTTGCTCCTGCATCTGGGCCAGGTAAGTGGGATTGGCTATCGCCTTCAGTTGCTCCTGCATGTCCACCAGATACGCGGGGTTGGCCAGCGCCTTCATCTGCTTCTGCATGTCCAGCAGATACGTGGGATTGACCAGCGCCTTCATCCGCTCCTGAATGTCCGCCAGGTACGTGGGATTTGCTATCGCCTTAATCTGCTCCCGCATGTCCACCAGGTACGCGGGGTTGGCCAGCGCCTTCATCTGTTCGCGCATATCCGCCAGGTACGCCGGATTCTTCAATGTCGCCATCAGCTCGCGGAGCTCTTCTGAAGACGAGACAACACCCAGCTGTTTCAGTCGATCTTTGTTCTTACCAGTCATAAGTACATCCCTGTCTAGGCCGACGACTGCGCCGTCTTGTCTGGTGGGCAAGCGAGTTCAGGTTCACCGCATCAGCTAGGTGGCCGAGGCTGAAGTGGGCATATTTCTGCGTCATGGTCAGGGCGGCGGGGAGTCGGGGACAGACCACAATGCTCGCCAACGAGATATCCAGCGCACTCCACCGTGAAATGTGGCCCAAGGGCTACAAAAATCCAAGGAAATACAAAACATGTAGCTCACGGGCTACATCAGGCGATTAGACAGTGAGCCGAATAGCCGGCATTATCGGCTCACTGAATGAGCCGAATAGGCTCGCTAATCGGCTCATAGATGAACACGCCTTATGAATGACCCGCTCTGGATCTGGCAGCAGACCGACTGGCCGCACTTCAGCTGGCAAGCCGAAGCGCTCGCCCCGCTGTTGCGAGCCTGCAGCCAGACTCAGGGGCGTTTGTTGGGAATGCTCGGCGCGGTGGGCAGTGACACCGAAGTGCAGAGCAGCCTGGATGCCATGCTGCAGAACATCGTCACCTCTTCAGCCATCGAGGGTGAGCAACTGAATGTCGGTTCGGTGCGCTCATCACTGGCGCGGCGCCTGGGGCTGAACGAAGAAGGCCGTACCACCTCGCGCTCCGAAGGCCTGGCAGAGCTGCTGCTCGATGCCACCCACGCACATCAAGAGCCGCTAGACGAACAGCGACTGTTCACCTGGCACCGCTGGCTATTCCCCAGCGATGACCAACTGCTGGCTCGACCATTACATATCGGCGAGTTGCGCGGCGAAGAACCCATGCAGGTGGTTTCCGGTCGGATCGACCGCCCGACTGTACATTTCGAAGCCCCTCCTCGCGCAGGGCTGGAAACGCAACTGGCAGACTTTCTCGCCTGGTTCGAGAGCAGCCGTAGC
This region includes:
- a CDS encoding cation transporter, which gives rise to MSKACGGPCSCDATPAADTDMPVSSEASGEWVSVYAVPKMDCPSEERMIRLALNGFDEIRTLSFDLSNRRLEVVHDGEAEPITAKLATLGLGASLQETVIADPETIKAAESSAVSATQESGTLRVLLGINAIMFVVEMTAGLIAQSTGLIADSLDMFADAAVYGLALYAVGRSAKMQVRAAHLAGVLQLILAIGVLVEVVRRFVFGSEPESLMMMAIAFVALIANTGCLLLISKHREGGAHMKASWIFSANDVVINMGVIAAGALVAWTGSSYPDLIIGTIVGLIVLNGARRILALKG
- the cadR gene encoding Cd(II)/Pb(II)-responsive transcriptional regulator, producing the protein MRIGQLAQIAGIDTQTIRFYEQQGLLPPPERQENGYRVYTEKHGEWLAFIRRCRILDLSLTEIRELQSYQDDPRQPCTAVNAMLDDHISHVRSQITALQALEQQLVSLRASCNEGREINACGILTGISEESKQQLYRASSGRKD
- a CDS encoding DUF2933 domain-containing protein, with the translated sequence MDHTHHTSTTEPPFWKSKIGIALIMLAVIGIFYVAREHYGHLSQALPYLILLLCPLMHLFGHNHGGHSHSSSTAVSKDEERT
- a CDS encoding cupredoxin family protein, coding for MKLRPAFIITTLGLLLSAANALASPGHKKDSIGQPGDGQAVDRTIEVRMGDIFFEPKAMEIKAGETVRFVLKNDGALLHEFNLGKAASHAAHQKEMAAMFQNGTLSPTGAHDMSNMGHAMGGMKMVGMEHDDPNSVLVEPGAREELIWTFSAATELEFACNIPGHYQSGMVGKVTVR
- a CDS encoding plastocyanin/azurin family copper-binding protein — its product is MKRLPLKLLISTLFISTTFPAFAELGGSSNGIGQQAQATPATRTILVKMDDINYSQKTIDVKPGETVRFVLKNEGALMHEFNIGQAAPQLEHQRKMASLFKDGTLTPTGMAERIVWHERYGTGDSNPPGYPEVIKAKHDDPNAVLVEPGTTKEFVWTFPKAGSLSFACTLPGHYQAGMVGEFALR
- a CDS encoding co-regulatory protein PtrA N-terminal domain-containing protein — translated: MKSLKPLLLVGSLLLSSMAWAEGGSDRVFERIQQMRDKAEAVLIQAEKAPVGERHVHMKEHMNMLEDIMSQLHNEHPAPNMSAEEHLAWMEKHDKLVDDVLGQMIREHKLMMADKECHQ
- a CDS encoding heavy metal response regulator transcription factor, coding for MKLLVAEDEPKTGTYLQQGLTEAGFNVDRVMTGTDALQHALSEAYDLLILDVMMPGLDGWEVLRMLRAAGKDVPVLFLTARDGVEDRVKGLELGADDYLIKPFAFSELLARVRTLLRRGNGSPTQTTMKIADLEVDLMKRRAIRGGKRIDLTAKEFSLLELLLRRRGEVLPKSLIASQVWDMNFDSDTNVIEVAVRRLRAKIDDDFDLKLIHTARGMGYMMDAPE
- a CDS encoding heavy metal sensor histidine kinase; its protein translation is MKHLSLTARMSLMFMSAVIAVLTVAGLSFNMLSQHHFKMLDRQALVEKLESAKHILNNARGEASLSEELPQLRALLGAHQDLAATILASDGSVLFSDPRAVEVPERFRRENEQSMWEWQNGQHMYRGMTAQISVADQAEPLTALLILDVTNHTHFFDTLQRWFWIGLVISALFSAALGWVVARSGLRPLRQVTHVASGMSARSLQERIPLEPVPRELQQLVLSFNAMLARLEDAFVRLSNFSADIAHELRTPVSNLMTHTEVVLSKKRDINAYEENLYSNLEDLKRMSRMIDDMLFLAKADNGLIVPEQSDIELADVAAKLTEYYRLLAEERDIRLSVTGTGRVRGDRLMLDRAISNLLSNALRYTPEGKTISLRIRQTADTTSLSIENPGGTIAPEHLEKLFDRFYRVDPARREGGPSNAGLGLAITRSIIEAHKGRIWCTSVEGLTGFHIELPRLSPS
- a CDS encoding AlpA family phage regulatory protein, whose amino-acid sequence is MNPPASLSGRWDMSEMILLDFNAVSRKVGLSRKTIYCRIREGDFPRQVKIGRASRWLQHEVDDWIASAAAAR
- a CDS encoding SH3 domain-containing protein; its protein translation is MTGKNKDRLKQLGVVSSSEELRELMATLKNPAYLADMREQMKALANPAYLVDMREQIKAIANPTYLADIQERMKALVNPTYLLDMQKQMKALANPAYLVDMQEQLKAIANPTYLAQMQEQLTALTNPSYLAQVREAASARMQADLSAALGSYQELVRESVLASYLVTPDDPSAVRFHLVDIEGFDSLEVGDFAELEIGPAKSVDLEIVKALADGHPETLSLPAKQRLQSVYLQIVAIWDMLLRIFNTFVAIGVLTALMSGATKPADVPKQAALLPNYERELLADSYRIVNRNGARLRAEPSKTAEVIVQLQLGLPVEVLENNGKGWFRVLAEYQGESVEGWIHLTVTTPVPLPKYPRGPVASATLQ
- a CDS encoding Fic family protein, whose translation is MNDPLWIWQQTDWPHFSWQAEALAPLLRACSQTQGRLLGMLGAVGSDTEVQSSLDAMLQNIVTSSAIEGEQLNVGSVRSSLARRLGLNEEGRTTSRSEGLAELLLDATHAHQEPLDEQRLFTWHRWLFPSDDQLLARPLHIGELRGEEPMQVVSGRIDRPTVHFEAPPRAGLETQLADFLAWFESSRSDASLDPFLRAGIAHFWFVTLHPFDDGNGRLTRAITDLALAQGEQQAIRFYAISASILEDRAGYYRILEASQKGTLEITAWLQWFLETLLNSLEQALARIDRVLVKARFWQAHRSQTLSAEQVKVLNRLLDGGERGFEDGISAAQYQAVAKVSKATATRHLSDLLEKGCIERLPGGGRSTRYQIAR